ATTGAACCCaggagggtagagggaaaatcTTTCCTCCCTGACATTACAAATGTGTTAACAGCTTCAATATCTTCTGCCAGTGAGCCTCAGTTGAGACAGAAAGCCACGCTGAGCATGGCGAATTGTAAGAACAGAAGGTAGCTTGTGGTCAGAGAGGTCTATGCCAAGGAGATCTACAGGCGAAAGGAGAGACTTTTGCTTTGAGTAAAATCAAGATCTCCTGTGCAAGATAAGCTTCAGACTGCTTCCAATGGTGCTGCTGGAGCGAGATCAATCATTTTTATGCATTGGTCATTAAGTCTCCGGTATAAAAAAACAGTAATGGTTACAAAAACGGGTTGAATAAATGATCCAGAAGAAAGCTTTTGTCTATTTCCTGAAGGTGCTTGTATTCAAAGACTTTTCTTAAGAAACGGAATCAGCAATTGTGGAGTTGAGCACAATTTCATCTCCAGtactttcatctttcttcttcgGTAGAAATCTTAagatttctgacttttttttttttcctcagaaacttAAACACAGagcaatgcatttttattttgttaatgtttctCTTCTACACACCACATGATAAATATTAGTCTGTCTTTTAAATGAGATTCAATATCCAAATGTTAAAAAATCTAGGTCGTGGTTAGTGTGGAGCTGGTGCCAAGCGGCCAGACTTCCAGCGCCAGCTCCCACTTCACCAGCTGCTTCCCTTGGGACACGTTTGCCTCCGCCCTTGCTATTCGTCTGTGAGATGGAGCTGACAGCGCGCACCTGGGAGGGCCGTTATGAGCACTACATTGAGTTAAGTACTTATTAAGTGGTTACCTAGTTCATAACGAGCTCTATAGAAATGTTTGTTAGATaaactacatatttttaaagtaaacagaTAAAATGGCTAATGCTGAGCATGTCCAAAGCGGCTCAGGGGACCTGCAATCTCAAGATGCCCGATGGCCTTCAGAAGATGGACTCGCATGTACAGGGCGCGGCCTCAGCGTACAggtttcttcattcaacaaacactgactGGGCCTCTGCTATGTGACAAGCTCTGTGTTCACCCTGGAGATTCAGAAATGGAAGACACATTTCTTGCCCTGGAGATTACAGCTTAGTCTATGTtctggtgggagagagaaaggctCATGCTCCGTATTTATGTGCCGTGGGCACAGAGGCAGCCCAGCTGAGGCAGCCCCGGTTGTTGCTGGGTCAGTTCTGAGGAGAGGACAAAAGGGGGCCAACAGGACTGAAGCACTAAATACATGCCTGCACCCTGCCGGCTGCTTCCCACCCGTTGACTCTCAGCACCCCATCACGCAGGCAttgatatcctcattttacagaaatggaggggcagaggagggagggggcccagCACAGGCTATCTGAAGGGTTGAGGCCCTGGCGCATCTGTCCTCCCTGATCTTCCTCATTCCCAAACCTTCCAGGGAAAAAAGTAGCCCGTTTCAGCTTCTTCAAATGTATGCTGGTCTTGGTATCTTGAAAGCACCTTACTAACTAACCTGAACACAGTGAGCCATTTTGTCTTTTGGGGGCGCTGTTGTTCCCTGGCCTGTTTGGATAATGCTCTGGCTGGTTCAAGCCGCCAGGTGAATGACCTCCAGTCCAGAGTTTCGTAAACCGTGACATGCctaccaatcttttaaaaatgcagattctgactcaatACGTTTGAGGCAGGGCCCAAGATGCAGCATTTCTAATGAACTTGCCAGGTGATGCTGAAATAAGTGAGAAATGTGAGTTCACAACACCTTATATTTGCTTTGCGAGTTAGAATAATAAGGGAATTTAACCCTGTGTGCATAGGAATTAGCTTAATAGGGGAGACAACTTGGGAACTGGTGACTTCTGTTGAAAACAAGACAGCAGTCCCCAAACGGAATCACTTAAGCAAGGCCCCAagtcaccaaaccaagacttatTAATTACAGTTCCTGCTCTCCCAGATTGGAATCCtgaccagtcaatcaggaatcacaGCACTAGGTAGGTAACctgcctgatagacccctgcTGTTCCCTGAAGGAAAGTAACCTGGCAATAAGCAACCTGCTTTTTTgcctagtataacttccttgttcctgcttccttctgcctataaaagtctcaTTTTGTACGGCTTCTCAGAGCGCCTTTCTATCTattagattggatgctgccccaTTCGAATCAAACTTTGCTcaaataagcttttaaaatgtttgatataCCTTAGTTTCTCTTTTAACAGTTCCATAAGCCTGTGTTCTGAAGAGTACTTAGGGAACAATAATAGTATCGAACCCTTGGAGACATGAGACTACATGAGATCATCCATGTCAAGCACTCAGCATATGGCTGTCACCTCAGAGGGCTCTGTCCCGTAGGCATTAATAAGGATAAGAAGGATTAGTGTTTCCTTTGAAACCCACGCAATTCCTCCCTCCAGTTAAGCCGGCCCCGTTGCTACCCTTCCAATATAAGcaccttaatatatttttagtacAAGTTTCTCTCCTTCCTAAAGAGTCTTTGGCATTTACTCTCGAATCTAAGAGAAATTTATCTCCTtggcttttgggggaaaaaatattggaaataaatgGTTAAGGCAGTTGGAATCTCCCATTCCCATTCTTCTGCTGAATAAGCATCAACTTTCCCTCCCTACTTCTTGGCGTCAGAAAGAAATGACCCCTGTATTTGCCTCCTAGCCAAAAAAGACCGAGACGTGGGCTTAAAACCggtttttatttcctgttttcgATCCGTCCAGACAGGAATAAACGAAGACACCTCTCCCGTTACAACAAAGGGTTTGAACAAAGATGCTCTGCTTGACTCCGTGCGCGCAGCAGACGCGCCTTCGGATTGGTTGGACTATTGTCCAATAGGAAAGAAGAGCCGGGATCCACTATTTACATAAACTTTTCGCGGTCCCGGCGGCGCGCGGGCTGGCTATCCAATAGGATTGTACAGCTTTGGAGCCTTCATTTGAATATGGAGATGATAAATAGTGGTGCCCGTGATACGTTCCACTCGTCTCGCTCCCGTTAGGCTGCGTCACCCTGTCTATCCGTCACTATGCCAGAGCCCTCCCGTTCAGCGCCGGCGCCCAAAAAGGGCTCCAAAAAGGCTATTAGCAAGGCGCAGAAGAAGGACGGCAAGAAACGTAAGCGCGGCCGCAAGGAGAGCTACTCCATCTACGTGTACAAGGTGCTGAAGCAGGTCCACCCCGACACCGGCATCTCGTCCAAGGCCATGGGCATCATGAACTCGTTCGTCAACGACATCTTCGAGCGCATCGCCAGCGAGGCCTCCCGCCTGGCGCACTACAACAAGCGCTCGACCATCACGTCCCGCGAGGTGCAGACGGCCGTGCGCCTGCTGCTGCCCGGCGAGCTGGCCAAGCACGCGGTGTCCGAGGGCACCAAGGCCGTCACCAAGTACACCAGCTCCAAGTGAGGCGCGCCGCGCGCCCCGGAACCCAAAGGCTCTTTTCAGAGCCACCTCCCTGTTCAGAAAGGAGCGTCCCACGTAGTCTGGCTGTGACGGGCTGATGGGTGGGTGCTGTGGGGGAGACGGGCGTGCGTGACGGGGACGCGAGGCCCGCGATCAAGCTAAGCGGTTTACCCAGCGGCGTACGACCCGCGAGGCCCGCGGGGTGAGCCTCGGCCCGGCCGGAAGCCGGACAAGGCGCGGGCCCGGCGCTTGCGGGCGTGCGCCACACGGGGCCTGCGGGTCTGCGCGGGGCGAGCGCCGTGCGGGTGCCGGCGCGCCCTCTCCAGGAAGGCCTCGTGCCGCCTCCCCCTTATCGTGTCCCCTCGTGGGTCGGGACGCGTGTGTGGCCGTGGTGCTCGGGGAGGCCCCGGTGTTGGCGCGCAGCCCCCTAGGGCGTCCTCCTCGCCTTTGCCACAGGGCGGCCGCGGGAGCTTCCTGCGAGAAGCGTTTTAGCAGCATTGAGTCTAAGCAGCCCCTCGTGGGCAGTACGCGTTCCTGCTTGAAAAATCAAGACGGCCACCGCGCAGACACCGGTCTCCTCCCTCATTCTCAGCTACAATCTCTCAGATCAGAAGATTGTGATGTTTTACCCGGAAACTATATACTTTCTAAGCTCACTTTTAGtcaatgggggccggccctgtggcagagcagcgaagttcacgtgctctgcttcggcggcctggggtttccttggttcggatcctgggtgccgtcGCGGCAGGCTCATCAGGCCGGGCCGAGGTGACGCTCCGCACAGCACGACCAGAACATCGTACAGCTAcgtgctgggggctttggggagagggaaaaata
This region of Equus quagga isolate Etosha38 chromosome 7, UCLA_HA_Equagga_1.0, whole genome shotgun sequence genomic DNA includes:
- the LOC124242776 gene encoding H2B.U histone 2, which translates into the protein MPEPSRSAPAPKKGSKKAISKAQKKDGKKRKRGRKESYSIYVYKVLKQVHPDTGISSKAMGIMNSFVNDIFERIASEASRLAHYNKRSTITSREVQTAVRLLLPGELAKHAVSEGTKAVTKYTSSK